gctggattaggACCAAAATGGGCCAGACGTCAGCCTGGAGCTCTCCACCCCAGCTGTAGTCCAAGGATGGCCATCTTCTTTTGTTTGGAGGGCTCCTCTGCTCCAGATGATGATTTGGATAGCAGAAAGATGTCTATTTTCCTACACAGCACAGCGCCTCTATAGATGGGCATGGTCTACGATCAATCTGGTGCCTGTAGAAACACCATTTCTTCACTCCTTCTGGGACTGAGATTACCTCCTCACCAGTGAACATCTCTAGGGGGCACTAGGACAGCTGGAGATGTACACCAGCCAAAAATGGAGGTAAGtaacagggggtgggggcattctGTTTCCTGTAGTATGGAAGGCCCTTGCCAGACCTACCATTGTAGCGAGTCCTGCCCCAGCCGGTGGTGACACAAAGGTCTCCACTTTTGAACAGATCCACATCATCTGTCAGGCACACTGGTGACACAGTGCAACTCATATTAGCAGGGGTGGCCAGTTTGATAAGGGCAATGTCATAGCTTCTAGGAGGAAGGTTCCAGTTTGGGTGGGAGAagacctggagagagagagagagagagagactgattcTGTGAATATTCCAAGCAAGAGACACAGACAGGAGGTATAATATTTCATCAAAATACTCCCATTTCATACTTCCCaggaagaggaaatgtatcacctcCAAAAAGAGAAATATGGATTTACTTTACATTATTATTGGACCCAGTAGTGGTTCCACTGGATAAAGCACTCAGTAAAATAAGGATTCCATAAGGTtaatgggaggggggttgttttaactagggatgtgctccgcttctaatcggaccggcgaattagaagcggagcggggtgcttcgcctccccttaaggcggaggcgaagaggattggggggccggcggagcatggtgaagaggattgaggtgaaggcggatccttcacctcgatccagagctccgccagaaaggtaagtggggtttaccgggccctgccgctgtcgctgtcgcccatgcggcgacggcggcagggcccggtaccccccccgccctcctctcccttacctgcctccgtccgcggtccgtcggcttcttcaattgatcccacggttcaaccaggaagtctgggccgcacttgcggcccagacttcctggttgaaccgcgggatcaattgaagaagccgacggactgcggacggaggcaggtaaggcccccctcccccttagtccCTTACCggactctgccgccgtcgccgcatgggcgtcgacagcggcagggcccggtaacccccctgccctcctctcccggccttacctggcaccactcccctccactgcggagctccgattcggagccggagctctgcggcttagagaagcggagtatgggcggagcggtgcggagcgggccgatccgaaattttcggatcggcccacggggcggagcggggggtccgtgcacacccctagttttaacctTACTAAAATTGAAAGAGTtttaccaatcttcctgaaaattgCACATTCCAGGAAGAAATGCCTTTTTTACATAACGTGAACATTTCAGGAAGATTGCTTAAAAACTAACAATCTCTTGCGAAGCCAGTATAGCCTCCATGTTTGAACCATTGCTGTTTTCTTATTCCCTTTCTATTGTAGTTGGTAGaatagaatttcttttctttttaaaattcaatttacttattttaaaaaatattttttatttgctaATAAAAGCAGATGAGAGCTCATAGTGCAGCACTCAAAATGTTGAGGTTTGGGGGTGAGGGAGGTGATAACTGTCATCTGGGGTAAAAGCAGGAGCGGCAGCAAATTTCTGGGACCTCAGACAAGCAATCCTCTCAGTGTGACCAGACCCtaccacttatttattatttatttatttcatttcatttttaaaccacccaatagctgaagctctctgggcggctcacttCTGTTTACAGGTCTGTGCTCTTTACcactcctctttcccctctgctttCCTCTCAATCGTTTGTGTTACGAAGGTCCCTTTTTGTATTCAAGTGCTGAGAACAGCGGCCTTAGATACaagcaatggaatcaaatgggaatgaaactttggccacagctagacctcaggtttctcctgggatcatccagggttcgcccctgcctgagcactggatcccctgtgtgtcacctagacggacaggtttgacccctggacgatccagggataaaccttcggtctagctatggcctttcatTCTCAGGCCTGTCTTTCTTTGAGGGcagaacattttgctgcctgaagcctgaggagcagactcagcctggttcttacctctcttttgggaggaggagaagagtactcttttctctttttgaacATACTTTCCCCCGGCTTTGAGACTGTTTTGCGCTATCTTTCCCCAAGCCAGTTTCTCTGAGCCAGGCATCTGTTTCCTGAGCAGTCTGGTATAGTTTTCCTAGTtatgttttaaaacatattttcaaaagCCCTAGTAACGTCAAGAGTTACAGAGTTGGGAGAAATCTCAAGCTCCTCATGACAGGAACTGTGTAAGAtacccctggagataatttagactgacacACACCCCCCCGGGCTGCCATCTTCATCCTGTGATAacctggaccaccatctgtcagggatgctttagggtggattcctgcattgaacagggggttggactcgatggccttgtaggccccttccaactctgctattctatgattctaagatgcgagggggactggagcaggcagggaccatcggagcctgcttcagttggacacccccgcccccccaggGTTAACATCTTCatcctatggggaagaagaaggagctgttggtttgcccctccattgggagacgagaggagggagcagggccttcccaccagcctaaacagtctccttaatttctttttattttctccctcttccctccccatccacttttccttgtgtgtcttgtcttttttagaatgtaagcctgagggtagggactgtcttctttattgataaattgtaagccgctccgagagccttttggctgaggtgtgggataaaaatactcgaaaataaataaataaataaataatgctttccccccttctaaaGAGATCTGGACCCCAGactactaaaaacaaacaaactggcagATCATAATAACAGTTTTCAGGCGCCCATTTGTTTTatgaggctggggctggggcaggATACCAAACAGAGCGACTAACAGTCCACAGAGTGGCCCTGCTGGGTCTACGAGAAAACCGCCCTCACTACTTCTTGCAGGTCCATGTTTTACAGCAACCACTCTcagctgaacttgatggaatcccacgGTCCATCCCTGGGTTTACTTTACTGACCTCCCCTGACTCAGCCTCATAGGGAACTGTAGGCATAGACAGAGCAGGCATACATAGCACACAACGACCTGTTCATACGACatcttaagccacagtggttaagcacttggagctaaacattatggcttagcgtgtcatggccattcctaaccgtggtggccacataaccacagtttacacacactcactaagcatttgctgaaAAGGGTTTAGCAGCAGGCCCACAGAGTGCTGAAAGTGGCAAAACTAAAAAAGTATATGTTGCTTTTCAAAAGCCAAGAAAATTCAATCATCAAAAAACTGCCTATTCAAACGACCAGAAGTTAAGGCTTGCTCATcagtccaaactccacaaagccaggcaaTTGGAAGCTATCTGACCTGCCCCATGATCAGTCAtggtgttgtgcaatgtcaccaTTCACCCGCCATGGGTCCCTGCACctccaaatttaccactacactgcTCCTAGCAAACATGTCGCTCTCTAGCTGCTTCACCCACCTGCTCAACAGCCAACTCCTGGATGTTCTCCACAGGGGAGCTGCGGTCATGTTCACCAAGCACCACAATGTCATCACTCCTGGGAAAGTAAACAAAAGCCATGGTCTGCCAGTGAAGCACATGACtcacacaacacatagtcaaactatggaattcgctaccacaaattgtagtggtggccaccaatttggatggctttaaaagggggttagatagactcctggaggcaaaggctagtagtcctgatgtctctatgctccctccagtatcagaggcagtattcctatgtgcaccagttgctggggaacatgggtgggaggctggtattgcactcatgtcccacttgtgggccTCTCCCATGTGAgtctgcccaggttttaagatatTCGGGAGGTCTTCTTTTAGTATTGACACTTTCAGAGGCTTATTTGGTGGCGACATGAGAGAAACTCGCTCCCAAGCTTTGCAATtccctgccagcaggcaaagacaatCATAGCTTCAGTTGGCAGGTAGGTCTGTCGGGtgaggtgctgtttttattttgttattcctatgtttttaattgtgttggtaatgcatttgttttacaaTGGTTTTAATTAAGCTTTtattaaactatttatttattttattttatttattaaatttatataccaccccatagccgaagctctctgggtggtttacaaaagttaaaaacagtggacattaaaaagtatacaaaatttaaaaccatcaaaaatataaaaacaacagtataaaacagtatccattttaaacgacaacagttctggggtccattaaaaaacaaacaaacttagcatgtgttgtttaatgcctgggagaagagaaaggtcttgacctggcgccgaaaagataacaatgttggcgccaggcgagcctcattggggagatcattccataattggggggccaccactgaaaaggccctctcccttgttgccatcctccgagcttccctcggagtaggcactcggaggaggaccttagatgttgagcgcagtgtacgggtaggttcatgtcgggagaggcgttccatcaggtattgcagtcccaagccatgtagggctttacaggttaaaaccagcaccttgaattgggctatGATTATAAACTTCTGGTGCTATCCTTCACTCCCTTTCCTGATCCACATATGTTCCTCCCAGACTTCATATTCTCATGACGATGGAGGCGTCATGTACTTACGTCACCTTGCAGTGGGCAGCAGTTGCTACCCAGAACTCGTTGAGTAGAGATCCACCACAGAAATGGCGCTTGTTGCTACTCTGCAAGAAAGACCAACAAAAAGAGATGGTGaaactcaacaacaacaaaaagggctCAGAGGAGTTCAGCAGAAGGGAACCTTCCTTCTGctcagggctgcattccctcagggGTACGTTGGGGTTGGAGCCCCATATTCCAGGGGGCCGGGCAAGTGTCAAAAGTGTCAGAGCCATCCTCTTTCGCTCTCTCTGAAGCACAACGCTGGGCCACAGACCTGACATTGGGGAAATGCGCATTATGCATATGATCAGAAGCACTACAGCttctttattatatttccatATATCCCAGGGCTACGTCCTGGACTCTTAGCCAAACTAATGATCCATTGTTAAGCTCTGGTGAAGGAACCAGGCACCAAAAAGGGAAGCAAATGGGTTTCCAACCTCTTCGCAAGCACTTTTACCTGCAAGGAGGCTTGCCAGGGCCATGATCCAGGCACTGCTTCCTCTCCGTTGACAATGCGGTGGTAGCCACTAACGATGGGGTGGATGGCAGGGACACCACAGTCTGGAAGCAACAACGGAGGTGAACCTTTTTGCTTTGAGGCCTCATAACAAGTGCTGAAAGCAGTCAAGGGGTCCCCCCTACTTTCAACCCATGCCCCACTTTGTCACCAGCTCCTAAGTGACTGGTGTGAGGGTTTGTCtctggccagatctgcaccaagcaggatattgcactatggccatggctagacctactgggtctagcgtgacgggggcaggggaggatctcgtaatatgattatcgcaagatctccccctctgtctacacatcctaggaggaagaggatgtcgccccggcattttgtggtttttttttaaaggagaaggcgctcacTAGTGCCTCGAATGCAAAAcgtgaggtttttaaaaaaataaataaatttccccgctccctccaccccaccttcaatgggcacagagcttctcatggttactcgcaaggaaccgggacaacccGCGActcccggccacacgttccatggtctcgggatcatcctgagatggcgggaaaagcaggctaaaagCATAGGGCGATATCCAGggccaagagagggatcatccctgttaacgcacagggacaatcctggggccatccctaggatatcgccccgtctagccatgccctatgaaagcggtatggaagtggtatataaaaggcaggagccacactactgctttatagcggtattgaagtgcactgtcaactgttggggcccattgacacagaccatataccaatttcataccgCTTTGATAGAGtgataccctgcttggtgtagatgtgtcaatgggccccaacagttgtcagtgcacttctggtGAAGGAACCGTGCACCACAAAGGGAAGTAAATGAGTTTCCAATCACTTCGCAAGCATACCACCATAATCTGCAAACAGCCCCTTGGTCTTTGAGACCTTCTGGGTGGACAGCTCCTAGGGTATGTCTACGTGAAGGGTTTGTCCCGGGGTGGTTTTGCAGTAGTGGCACATCGTCTACATAACACAGCCatcattgtgaagccatctggggacaaaccctggaaactccgctccaaaagaGTCGggcacttaacccaacttttttggcagcggaggctatggcgccccctgattggtcgccatgggtgtCCCTGCGCctgtaaaagttttttaaaaaacaggggagGAGAGTAACaaggctgttcctccccccctttaaaatttttttattatctgtatcttcgCAGCTGTGCATGGGGGTGGGCATGAATGAGCAGcctgagggaggagaggtggttcaccctGAGTCCccgtgtcctcctctggctgccttgttcctccaccccactttttaaattttattaccTGTATATGTGCAGCTGCGAAGATaccaataataaatttaaaaaagcgGGGAGGAATAGctccattcctctcctctccgGACCCcatttttagttttttagttttaaagaccGGGAAActttgcacttgtgttccttcccgttTTGATGCCAGAACGGAACGTAAGTACGGGAGCAAGGTGCCCCGTGGTGCTGAAGCACCCCTGTAAAGACGGGGGCTTAATCCTACCAATCAGAACACTTTGTACAGCTACTCTTTGTATAGCTACCTGTCCACTCTGCAGTGCCTGGATCTGATTCATCCTATACTGAACGCTACCAAGACCCAAGATCAATCTATACATTCATCATCATCGTTGTCGTCTGTGATAGGCGCCGCCTCCTCAGTCTAAATCACTTTAGAACACACTTGGAAGTTACCGTGCTATTCTTTGTAGCTCTTACAAATGCTTGCAATTGGCTTGATCGACGTGAGCCCAGATACTACAGCCATGGAAAATGCTTACCTTCCCGAGATTGGATACGACGTcatgggcatagaatcatagaatagtagagttggaaggggcctaaaaggccattgagtccaaccctctgctcaatgcaggaatccaccctacagcacacttgacagatggttgtccagctgcctcttgaaggcctctagtgtgggagagcccacaacctccctaggtaactggttccattgtcgtactgctctaacagtcaggaagtttttcctgatgtccagctggaatctggcttcctttaacttgagcccattattccgcatcctgcacactgggaggatcgagaagagatcctggccctcctctgtgtgacaacctcacgcgatttggaagctatacttctattaatgcagcccaaaatagcatttgcctttcttgcagctatatcgcactgttggctcatactcagcttgtgatctacaacaattccaagatccttctcgtttgtagtatgtGGATACTTACCGTGTCCCTGTGCAGCCCTGAAGAGTGCAAGGCAGGAGAAAAGCCACAAGACAGCCATGCTAGGCACCTCTATGAGCAATGTTTTTATGAGGGATTGAGGTGGCTCCACCATTTTTATATGGAAAactcagttaaaaaacaaacctcagaGCTAGAAGTAACATGGGAATGAGCACACCTGACTGCTGATACCAGGATCAATAATTGGCAGGAGCTGGCAATGGCACCACTTCAGAAACAGATGAGTTATTTTTAGATCTATCACAGCTGAGTGGTTTCCAGGGCACTGTCAGTGAAGGGCTATCCAGAGGGGAGGGAGCTTGCGAGTGTTACATCCATTTCAACttgggttttcccccccccaaagggttgTGGTTTTGAAAGTTTTCAACTTCAGGGGGGGCTTTCCCCATCTTGGTGGCCCGCAGATCTgatggactgcaacacccatatcCAATGAAGACCACCAGGTTGAGGCAGGCTGTTCTAGAGAACCCTTTCCATTAATTAAGGAACTCCAATATGGCTGCCATGCTATCTCTGTGCCTTGCAGAACACACTATGCCCTTGGacacaattattttatttgttgttgtttttattacatttactgtatatcccaccttttctctccaaggaacccaaggtggcctacataatcctcctcctctccatgtctaAATGCACGGTTTTGAATTTTTGTACACAGGAACATTCCATCATGACAGCCTCCTCCACTTGCAGTTTGAAGCAGTACAATATGTCCACAGATTTTTAGCAGTTCCGTAAGAACTAGGCCTAGATCCACATGAGTaacttagggtggccacttatttcccaaagaggaaatgcattgccaaaaaagaagacgaAAGAGGACaggaatttgcataaaatgtgcatatgccaaTGTATATAtctagctgcaaatttagaaataatagctatGATTTCAATTGAagtacaatatatctcaccatagttggGGAATACTTGTGTCTAGAGGAGAGCTGTGTGCCTGCTAAGTTTGTTGTCTGGCTGCTAAATGTGCTACTTATAAGGTGCCACACTTTCATCAATCCTTTTTGAACACACACACGGTACATCCCACggcataaataaatatatcccacGGCATGTTGCTTTACTGCTGAGTTTTAAATGTTTGCTATGTTTTAATCTTCTCAATGTTAATATATTTGGTATGTATGATTCTAATTCCTCTGATGTGTTTCTAATTACCCCAAATGtataattttaattcatttttaatccTTCTTTAGTAAAACAAAGAATTGCTTTGGGACCTTATTCTGTGGTCTCTTACTTCCTTAGGATTTTGAGTATCAATTTTCCGATGCACCCATAATTCAATGACAAAGGTCCATCACATATGTCCTTGCTTGACATGTATGTAATATGCATGTATCCATGTACATTAAAGCAGACTTCTTAACAGATTGGTGAAGAATGCAGGCAGGCACAACTCAAAAGAAACAATTGAGACATAAAATTTGGGTACCTATGGAAAATCTGTACCCTAGGTGTTAATCccctttgttcatttatttatttatttatttattacacttatataccacccccatagccaggactctctgggtggtttacagaaattctaaaattaagataaaaatgagtatacaacatttaaaattctaaaacacagaacatacacacataaaacattaaaaaccgttaaaaaaactaaacatgtgggtgattaagatgtgccgccatatgcctgagcaaagaggaaagtcttaacctaagatagcagcgttggcgccaggcgagcctcgtcagggagattgctccatagtctggggaccaccaccgaaaaggccctgtccctcgttgccacgctccgagcctctcttggagtaggcacctggaggaggaccttagatgttgaacgtagtgaccgggtatattcacgtcgggagaagcgttccatcaggtattgtggtcccaagccgtgtaaggctccagcgccttgaattgggctcattATTTAGTGTTGCTCTTTGACAAACGTTTTGCTGCTCTATGTGCTTTGTGTATTAAAAGTAATAATGGTTAGGAACTGATAGAATTTTCAGGAAGTGTTTGAAATATTGCTGAAAATGTAGCATTTAGTTAATTTCTTAAATAAAGCTGACAGTAAATGTTACCTCAAAATGAGAGGCTCCTCTTCTTGAATACATTGAGCCTAAGAACCTGTTATTAAGGTTTAGAGTACAAATGTGAGGCGTGAGCAAAAGATTAAATGTGTGAATGTGGAATCAAGTCCTGTGGATGAGAAATACTCTTCCTTCAAGAGAACCTAGGAACACAGAAAAAGTCATATTAATTAGACTAAGGGTCAATCTAGTCTAGCATGATGTTCATGctgtgtccaaccagctgcctgtgggaaatccacaagtacaACGTGATGGCAAAAGCACacctctgcccatgttccccatgatggctatacattacCTATACTAAAGGTAATGTatatccatcatgactagtagccattaatagcctcaTCATCCATGACTTTTTCTTATGGTCCAAGACATGGTTGGACATGGCTCTCCCAAGacatggct
The sequence above is drawn from the Elgaria multicarinata webbii isolate HBS135686 ecotype San Diego chromosome 14, rElgMul1.1.pri, whole genome shotgun sequence genome and encodes:
- the LOC134408956 gene encoding chymotrypsinogen A-like, with translation MAVLWLFSCLALFRAAQGHDCGVPAIHPIVSGYHRIVNGEEAVPGSWPWQASLQSSNKRHFCGGSLLNEFWVATAAHCKVTSDDIVVLGEHDRSSPVENIQELAVEQVFSHPNWNLPPRSYDIALIKLATPANMSCTVSPVCLTDDVDLFKSGDLCVTTGWGRTRYNDFNAPSKLQQTALPLLSNEECQNKYWGDKITDLMICAGAAGSSSCMGDSGGPLVCQKEGAWQLVGIVSWGSSQCSVTSPGVYARVSRLRGWVEETMAQNSPA